One window of the Fusobacterium sp. IOR10 genome contains the following:
- a CDS encoding 3-deoxy-D-manno-octulosonic acid transferase — MIYNFLRLILYIPLSIIIIFSGKKRKFIIKRLFQNFNNLKKGKDYIWIHCSSVGEINLSDSLIKKILLERKENILISMFTDTGYKIANKKYENEDRIDICYFPIDDYFMIKKILSKINIKLLIIIETEIWPNLIKLSSKRAKVILVNGRISDRSYRKYLKLKSITKALLTGEIDKFYMQTEIDAKRIKEIGATESKVFVVGNLKFDIEIEDYSMEEKLELKNKIKAGNRKILVAGSTRTGEDEILLEVFKNLKNYVLVLVPRHLERIPKLEKLLLDNNFSFEKLSEIKDEQGEKDIIIVDEMGILRKFYSISDVAFVGGTLVNIGGHSLLEPLFFRKTPIFGKYLQNVKDISKEILKRNIGFKVENSKDILKSIEVIENHTVENKEIEDFFNENRNVALKILQEIDKIIK; from the coding sequence AAAATTTTAATAATTTAAAAAAAGGAAAAGATTATATTTGGATTCATTGTTCTTCTGTTGGGGAAATTAATTTATCAGATTCTTTAATAAAAAAAATATTGCTAGAAAGAAAAGAGAATATTTTAATAAGTATGTTCACAGATACTGGGTATAAAATAGCTAATAAAAAATATGAAAATGAAGATAGAATTGATATTTGTTACTTTCCCATAGATGATTATTTCATGATAAAAAAAATATTGTCTAAAATAAATATTAAATTATTAATAATCATTGAAACAGAAATTTGGCCAAACTTAATAAAATTGAGTTCTAAAAGGGCTAAAGTTATTTTAGTAAATGGAAGAATATCAGATAGAAGTTACAGAAAATATTTAAAATTAAAATCTATTACTAAGGCTTTATTAACAGGGGAAATAGATAAATTTTACATGCAAACTGAAATAGATGCAAAGAGGATAAAAGAGATAGGTGCTACAGAATCTAAGGTTTTTGTTGTTGGAAATTTAAAATTTGATATTGAAATAGAAGATTATTCAATGGAAGAAAAATTAGAACTAAAAAATAAAATAAAAGCAGGAAATAGAAAAATATTAGTTGCAGGAAGTACTAGAACAGGGGAAGATGAGATTTTATTAGAAGTTTTTAAAAATCTAAAAAACTATGTTTTAGTTCTAGTTCCTAGACATTTGGAGAGAATTCCTAAACTAGAAAAATTATTATTGGATAACAACTTTTCCTTTGAAAAATTAAGTGAAATCAAAGATGAACAAGGGGAAAAAGATATTATAATAGTTGATGAAATGGGTATTTTAAGGAAGTTTTATTCTATTAGTGATGTTGCCTTTGTAGGGGGAACCTTGGTAAATATTGGAGGACACAGCCTGCTAGAACCATTATTTTTTAGGAAAACTCCTATTTTTGGAAAGTATCTTCAAAATGTAAAGGATATTTCTAAAGAAATTCTAAAAAGAAACATAGGTTTTAAAGTTGAAAATTCTAAGGATATATTAAAGTCAATAGAAGTAATAGAAAATCACACTGTTGAAAATAAAGAAATAGAAGATTTCTTCAATGAAAATAGAAATGTAGCTTTAAAAATATTACAAGAAATAGA